A part of Microbulbifer salipaludis genomic DNA contains:
- a CDS encoding helix-turn-helix domain-containing protein → MPHRKAKPSKEEESVGKTLRRLRKERQMTLGELSDKSGISISSLSRIENTQLSLNVEKIHALAKVLAVPPEAFLQSQGTESARAPATHPARARMAINRARGRETTRELEVSLQYMFTDLEPRSMNCIYAEVDPIPVWESEFVRHPGEKVIIIQEGELMAFVQGQAPALLETGDVLYMDGNVWHSVVAANGRIARLMAVLNTGDAAARGDFESRFFTADEWNALNQ, encoded by the coding sequence ATGCCACACCGCAAGGCAAAACCCAGCAAGGAAGAGGAATCCGTCGGCAAGACACTGCGCCGACTGCGCAAAGAGCGCCAGATGACACTGGGGGAATTGTCCGACAAAAGTGGCATATCCATATCCTCACTGTCGCGTATCGAAAATACGCAACTGTCGCTGAATGTCGAAAAAATTCACGCACTGGCCAAGGTGTTGGCGGTGCCGCCGGAGGCGTTTCTGCAGTCTCAGGGCACAGAATCTGCGCGCGCCCCGGCGACACACCCGGCGCGGGCACGCATGGCGATTAACCGTGCGCGCGGGCGCGAAACCACCCGCGAACTCGAGGTCAGCCTGCAATACATGTTCACAGACCTGGAGCCCCGCAGCATGAATTGCATTTATGCGGAGGTGGATCCTATCCCGGTCTGGGAGTCAGAATTTGTACGGCACCCGGGTGAGAAGGTGATCATTATCCAGGAAGGGGAGCTGATGGCCTTTGTCCAGGGGCAGGCGCCGGCACTGCTTGAAACCGGCGACGTGCTATACATGGATGGCAACGTGTGGCACTCGGTGGTGGCCGCCAATGGCCGTATCGCCCGTCTAATGGCGGTGCTGAACACCGGTGACGCCGCGGCTCGGGGAGATTTTGAGTCGCGTTTCTTCACGGCGGATGAGTGGAACGCACTCAACCAGTAA